A window of Aliarcobacter trophiarum LMG 25534 contains these coding sequences:
- the mobA gene encoding molybdenum cofactor guanylyltransferase MobA, translating into MSQIPFKIPCVILSGGKSQRMGEDKSLLPFSSSNSLIEYQYNRLKPYFSDTFISSKTNKFLFLNDTSKIILDENKEIYSPILALETVLKRFNKVFIITVDTPFVKIETINELIKNSTNYDVVVARDRDKIHNLCGVFSKECLAIINNMIKNDIHKINYLIKNSKYKIIDFEKEDEFLNINEKKEYEKALNIIK; encoded by the coding sequence ATGAGTCAAATTCCATTTAAAATACCTTGTGTTATTTTAAGTGGTGGGAAAAGTCAAAGAATGGGAGAAGATAAGTCTCTTCTTCCTTTTTCATCTTCAAACTCCTTAATAGAGTATCAATATAATAGATTAAAACCTTATTTTTCTGATACTTTTATCTCTTCAAAAACTAATAAGTTTTTATTTCTAAATGATACTTCAAAAATTATTTTAGATGAAAATAAAGAGATTTATTCACCAATATTAGCCTTAGAAACAGTATTAAAAAGGTTTAATAAAGTTTTTATAATAACTGTTGATACACCTTTTGTAAAAATTGAAACTATAAATGAGTTAATAAAAAATAGTACAAACTATGATGTAGTTGTAGCAAGAGATAGAGATAAAATACATAATCTTTGTGGAGTTTTTTCTAAAGAATGCCTAGCTATTATAAATAATATGATTAAAAATGATATTCATAAGATAAATTATCTAATAAAAAACTCAAAATATAAAATTATAGATTTTGAAAAAGAGGATGAATTCCTAAATATAAATGAAAAAAAAGAGTATGAAAAAGCTCTTAATATTATAAAATAA
- the leuC gene encoding 3-isopropylmalate dehydratase large subunit, which yields MGQTITEKIFSEHVGKKVYAGEIVRSKIDMVIGNDITTPISIRAFEEGGFEKLANPDGFAIVLDHFIPAKDIASANQAKISRDFAAKHNLKNFFDEKDMGIEHALLPEKGLVIPGDVIIGADSHTCTHGALGAFSTGMGSTDISFGMITGGNWFKVPESIKVVFKGKPSKYVTGKDLILEIIRILGVDGALYKALEFTGDTIKYLSMDDRFSLCNMAIEAGAKNGIVAYDEITKEFLDKVAKDNNGLRAEPKIHYSDEDAKYCQVIEIDVEKLEPVIAYPFLPSNGHSVSKAVEDNIRVDQVFIGSCTNGRLSDFKVAAEILKDKKVARHVRVILTPGTQKILREATKLGYIDTLVDAGAVVSNPTCGACLGGYMGILGDGEVCISTTNRNFVGRMGSRSSKIYLANSAVAAASAISGYITDPRSL from the coding sequence ATGGGTCAAACAATTACAGAAAAGATATTTAGTGAGCATGTAGGAAAAAAAGTTTATGCTGGTGAGATTGTAAGAAGCAAAATTGATATGGTTATTGGAAATGATATTACGACTCCAATTTCTATAAGAGCATTTGAAGAGGGTGGCTTTGAAAAACTTGCAAATCCAGATGGTTTTGCTATTGTTTTAGATCACTTTATCCCTGCAAAAGATATTGCAAGTGCAAATCAAGCAAAAATAAGTAGAGATTTTGCTGCAAAACACAATCTTAAAAACTTTTTTGATGAAAAAGATATGGGAATTGAGCATGCACTTTTACCTGAGAAAGGATTAGTAATACCAGGTGATGTAATTATAGGTGCAGATTCACATACTTGTACACATGGTGCTTTAGGAGCATTTAGTACAGGAATGGGAAGTACAGATATATCTTTTGGAATGATTACTGGTGGAAACTGGTTTAAAGTTCCTGAATCAATAAAAGTTGTATTTAAAGGAAAGCCATCTAAATATGTAACTGGAAAAGATTTAATCTTAGAAATTATTAGAATTCTTGGAGTTGATGGAGCTTTATACAAAGCTTTAGAATTTACAGGAGATACAATTAAATATCTATCTATGGATGATAGATTCTCTTTATGTAATATGGCTATTGAAGCTGGTGCTAAAAACGGAATTGTAGCTTATGATGAAATTACAAAAGAGTTCTTAGATAAAGTTGCTAAAGATAATAATGGGTTAAGAGCTGAGCCAAAAATTCACTATAGTGATGAAGATGCAAAATATTGTCAAGTTATTGAAATTGATGTTGAAAAACTTGAACCTGTAATTGCATATCCATTTTTACCATCAAATGGACACAGTGTTTCAAAAGCAGTTGAAGATAATATAAGAGTTGATCAAGTATTTATTGGTTCTTGTACAAATGGAAGATTGAGTGACTTTAAAGTTGCAGCTGAAATCTTAAAAGATAAAAAAGTTGCAAGACATGTAAGAGTTATTTTAACTCCAGGAACACAAAAAATCCTAAGAGAAGCTACAAAATTAGGATATATAGATACTTTAGTTGATGCAGGTGCAGTTGTATCAAATCCAACATGTGGAGCCTGTTTAGGTGGATATATGGGAATTTTAGGAGATGGAGAGGTTTGTATCTCTACAACAAATAGAAACTTTGTTGGAAGAATGGGAAGTAGAAGTTCAAAAATATATTTAGCAAATAGTGCAGTTGCAGCAGCTAGTGCTATTTCTGGATATATTACAGATCCAAGAAGTTTATAA
- a CDS encoding ArsC/Spx/MgsR family protein yields MQKLELWHNIYCSKSNCAKDFLDQNSFKISIRDYLSNPPSIAELEELLKKLNISIFELVRTGEEIYKELNLENIKDETSLIKAVLGNPILIQRPILVGENRAFIVRPPVKIEDILNNFV; encoded by the coding sequence ATGCAAAAATTAGAGTTATGGCACAATATCTATTGCTCAAAATCAAATTGTGCAAAAGATTTTTTAGATCAAAATAGTTTCAAAATATCTATAAGAGATTATCTTTCAAATCCACCATCTATAGCTGAACTTGAAGAGTTATTAAAAAAGCTAAACATCTCCATATTTGAACTAGTACGAACAGGTGAAGAGATTTATAAAGAGTTAAATCTAGAAAATATAAAAGATGAAACTTCACTAATAAAAGCTGTTTTAGGAAATCCTATTCTAATACAAAGACCCATTTTAGTTGGAGAAAATAGAGCCTTTATAGTACGACCACCTGTTAAGATAGAAGATATTTTAAATAATTTTGTATAG